The region GTTCTGGTGCCAGGCCCGCGATTGCGGCGAAAGCAGCCTGTGGGCCAATGAAGTATTCGGCAACGCCAAGCTGGTCGGCGCCGATGGCCAGCAGGAATACCTGCTGTTGCGCCTGGCCGCACCGCAGGACAACTCCCTGGTGGCGTTGTACGGCATCACCCGCGGCAACCGTCGCGCTTATCTGCATGTGGAGCAACTCGATGCCAGCGCGCCGCTGGGGGACTTGCTGCCCACCTCCGCGACCTTGCTGCGTGAGTTGAAAAGTACGGGCGAGCTGGATTTTCCGGCGCTGGGCGCCGAGCCTGATGCCACCTGGTTGACCCTGATTTCGCGCGGCTTGAACCTTGACGCCACCTTGCGCGTCAGTTTGACCGGGCCGACGGCCGAAGCCTGGCGCCAAGGCTTGATCGACAGCGGCGTACG is a window of Pseudomonas antarctica DNA encoding:
- a CDS encoding DUF4892 domain-containing protein codes for the protein MSLRKGCIRAFGLCCFSPLVFAADVPGSQDLPAVSRQVDAQIVDYRPAEEKERIYPMGAIRKISGQLRYEGQATARGQATAITYELPAEHTSSAAFTETREALQAKGAQLLFWCQARDCGESSLWANEVFGNAKLVGADGQQEYLLLRLAAPQDNSLVALYGITRGNRRAYLHVEQLDASAPLGDLLPTSATLLRELKSTGELDFPALGAEPDATWLTLISRGLNLDATLRVSLTGPTAEAWRQGLIDSGVRAARMETGTGDAKGLHLHLIR